A stretch of the Manis pentadactyla isolate mManPen7 chromosome 16, mManPen7.hap1, whole genome shotgun sequence genome encodes the following:
- the VEGFA gene encoding vascular endothelial growth factor A isoform X1 — translation MAEGEHKPHEVVKFMDVYQRSYCRPIETLVDIFQEYPDEIEYIFKPSCVPLLRCGGCCNDEGLECVPTEEFNITMQIMRIKPHQGQHIGEMSFLQHHKCECRPKKDRARQEKKSVRGKGKGQKRKRKKSRYKSWSHPCGPCSERRKHLFVQDPQTCKCSCKNTDSRCKARQLELNERTCRCDKPRR, via the exons TGGTGAAGTTCATGGACGTTTATCAGCGTAGCTACTGCCGTCCAATTGAGACCCTGGTGGACATCTTCCAGGAGTACCCGGATGAGATCGAGTACATCTTCAAGCCATCCTGTGTGCCCCTGCTGCGGTGTGGGGGCTGCTGCAATGATGAGGGCCTGGAGTGTGTGCCCACCGAGGAGTTCAACATCACCATGCAG ATCATGCGGATCAAACCTCACCAAGGCCAGCACATAGGAGAGATGAGCTTCCTACAGCACCACAAATGTGAATGCAG ACCAAAGAAAGATAGAGCAAGGCAAGAAAA aaaatcaGTTCGAGGAAAGGGAAAGGGGCAAAAAAGAAAGCGCAAGAAATCCCGGTATAAATCCTGGAGCCA TCCCTGTGGGCCTTGCTCAGAGCGGAGAAAGCATTTGTTTGTACAAGATCCACAGACGTGTAAATGTTCCTGCAAAAACACAGACTCGCGTTGCAAGGCGAGGCAGCTTGAGTTAAACGAACGTACTTGCAG ATGTGACAAGCCGAGGCGGTGA